The Salvelinus fontinalis isolate EN_2023a unplaced genomic scaffold, ASM2944872v1 scaffold_2094, whole genome shotgun sequence DNA segment ttctctcagttctctctcctcttccagtcTCTCTGACCGTCCGTCCCGACAGATCTCAGTTCTTTGAATATGAGTCTTTAATTGTGAGCTGTGAGGTTCAGGGGAACTCTGCTGGATGGACACTGAAGAGATACACATCGACTGGGAAGCTTTCAGCTTGTGGAACGGACTGGGGAAAACATCAAGGGTCTTCTTGCATCGTGTCACTAATCCTATCAGACAGCGGAGTGTACTGGTGTGAGTCTGGGTCTGGACAACACAGCAATGCTGTCAACATCACAGTACACGGTATGTCCACAAATCTACGAACATGATAGTGTTTAGCGTTTAATCTGGTGCTGTGATACAGGAGAGACCTGTttttatattatatacagctggtgtcACGACTGTCGCTGAAGTCggatcctctccttgttcgggcggtcaacgtcaccggtcttctagccatcgccgatccacttttcattttccatttgttttgtcttgttttgcaTATtgtgacgggttttgtacccatattTTGTTATTCTGGATTGGTTTTGataattaaactgctccggttattaaccagttctgctctcctgcatctgacttccctgccaccagctaCGCACTCcttacagctggagctgtgatcctggagagtcctgtttatatatgatgtttatatattatatacagctggagctgtgatcctggagagacctgtttatatattatatacagctggagctgtgatcctgtagagacctgtttatatatgatgtttatatattatatacagctggagctgtgatcctggagagacctgtttatatattatatacagctggtgctgtgatcctggagagcccTGTCCTTCCTGTGACTGAGGGAGATTCTGTGACTCTGCACTGCCGATATCAGGGAACTTCCTCTAACCTCACAGCTGATTTCTACAAAGATGGATCCCTCATCGGGACTGAGACTACAGGAGAGATGACCATCCCTGCAGTATCCAAGTCAGATGAAGGACTCTACAAGTGTTCCACCTCTGAAGGAGAATCACCAGAGAGCCTGATGACTCTGACAGGTGAGGAAATAAACGTTTTTTCACGTTCCGAATCGTTCTATTTTGTTTTAGGAAAATGCACATTTTAAGCCATTCCGGAATTCagtgctgcctgcctgtctgcctgcctgcctgtctgcctgcctgcctgcctgcctgcctgcctgcctgcctgtctgtctgtctgtctgtctgtctgtctgtctgtctgacaggtgTGAATATATTCCTCTTTCCACCATTGAGTGGTGCTAAAACCTACGGTAAATACACGCCATTACTCTGTATtttacagtaactaactgtacacATATATTTTACAGTAACTAACCGTACACATATATACATTtcaggaagaaaaaaaatccttAATTTAAAACGTTTGTTTTAGTGTATATGAAAGACTTTGTCAACTTTCTCCCCCAGCTCCAACCCCAGACCCCACtacagtgttgtccatgtctctgcCCAGGCTGCTGGGTAGTCTACTGGTGGTGTCTCCCTACCTGCTGGTGACCGTCGTACTGCTGGTGAAATGCAACAGACGTCGGGCTCAAGGTAAGAACCTGAGTTCATACAATCCACTGGCTCCAACAACCTGTTGACAAATACATTATAACGGGGTCACAATGCTGAACCATGTCTTAGTGTTGACACctagctctgattgaaccatgttgtaaagtgttgataactgtatctctgattgaaccatgttgtaaagtgttgataactgtagctctgaaccaggttgtaaagtgttgataactgtatctctgattgaaccatgttgtaaagtgttgataactgtagctctgaaccaggttgtaaagtgttgataactgtatctctgattgaaccaggttgtaaagtgttgataactgtatctctgattgaaccatgttgtaaagtggtgataactgtagctctgattgaaccaggttgtaaagtgttgataactgtagctctgattgaaccatgttgtaaagtggtgataactgtagctctgattgaaccatgttgtaaagtgttgataactgtatctctgattgaaccatgttgtaaagtgttgataactgtatctctgattgaaccaggttgtaaagtgttgataactgtagctctgattgaaccatgttgtaaagtgttgataactgtagctctgattgaaccatgttgtaaagtgttgataactgtatctctgattgaaccatgttataaagtgttgataactgtatctctgaaccatgttgtaaagtgttgataactgtagctctgattgaaccatgttgtaaagtgttgataactgtagctctgattgaaccatgttgataactgtagctctgattgaaccatgttgtaaagtgttgataactgtagctctgattgagccatgttgtaaagtgttgataactgtagctctgattgaaccatgttgtaaagtgttgataactgtagctctgattgaaccatgttgtaaagtgttgataactgtatctctgaaccatgttgtaaagtgttgataactgtagctctgattgaaccatgttgtaaagtgttgataactgtagctctgattgaaccatgttgtaaagtgttgataactgtatctctgattgaaccatgttgtaaagtggtgataactgtatctctgattgaaccatgttgtaaagtgttgataactgtatctctgattgaaccatgttgtaaagtgttgataactgtagctctgattgaaccatgttgtaaagtgttgataactgtatctctgattgaaccatgttgtaaagtgttgataactgtagctctgaaccaggttgtaaagtgttgataactgtatctctgattgaaccatgttgataactgtatctctgattgaaccatgttgNNNNNNNNNNNNNNNNNNNNNNNNNNNNNNNNNNNNNNNNNNNNNNNNNNNNNNNNNNNNNNNNNNNNNNNNNNNNNNNNNNNNNNNNNNNNNNNNNNNNNNNNNNNNNNNNNNNNNNNNNNNNNNNNNNNNNNNNNNNNNNNNNNNNNNNNNNNNNNNNNNNNNNNNNNNNNNNNNNNNNNNNNNNNNNNNNNNNNNNNNNNNNNNNNNNNNNNNNNNNNNNNNNNNNNNNNNNNNNNNNNNNNNNNNNNNNNNNNNNNNNNNNNNNNNNNNNNNNNNNNNNNNNNNNNNNNNNNNNNNNNNNNNNNNNNNNNNNNNNNNNNNNNNNNNNNNNNNNNNNNNNNNNNNNNNNNNNNNNNNNNNNNNNNNNNNNNNNNNNNNNNNNNNNNNNNNNNNNNNNNNNNNNNNNNNNNNNNNNNNNNNNNNNNNNNNNNNNNNNNNNNNNNNNNNNNNNNNNNNNNNNNNNNNNNNNNNNNNNNNNNNNNNNNNNNNNNNNNNNNNNNNNNNNNNNNNNNNNNNNNNNNNNNNNNNNNNNNNNNNNNNNNNNNNNNNNNNNNNNNNNNNNNNNNNNNNNNNNNNNNNNNNNNNNNNNNNNNNNNNNNNNNNNNNNNNNNNNNNNNNNNNNNNNNNNNNNNNNNNNNNNNNNNNNNNNNNNNNNNNNNNNNNNNNNNNNNNNNNNNNNNNNNNNNNNNNNNNNNNNNNNNNNNNNNNNNNNNNNNNNNNNNNNNNNNNNN contains these protein-coding regions:
- the LOC129850502 gene encoding low affinity immunoglobulin gamma Fc region receptor II-b-like, giving the protein RISLCLFLSVLSPLPVSLTVRPDRSQFFEYESLIVSCEVQGNSAGWTLKRYTSTGKLSACGTDWGKHQGSSCIVSLILSDSGVYWCESGSGQHSNAVNITVHAGAVILESPVLPVTEGDSVTLHCRYQGTSSNLTADFYKDGSLIGTETTGEMTIPAVSKSDEGLYKCSTSEGESPESLMTLTAPTPDPTTVLSMSLPRLLGSLLVVSPYLLVTVVLLVKCNRRRAQGERFEEE